TTTTCATTACCTGTTTGCGAGCTTGATCAAACATAATATCGCGAGTAAATGAAGATGATTCTAAAAACTGATTAATTTTAGATTGCACCACAGGTTTTGCAGCTTGTTTACTTTTTTTTGCTAGCTCTATCGCGGTTTCAAGCAAAATAGAGTTAGGCACAACATCATTCACTAACCCCATTTTTAATGCTTGTTTAGGACGAATTTGCTTGCCAGTAAGCATCATATCTAACGCAGTTGCAATTCCGACTAGTCGAGGTAAACGCTGAGTACCGCCGCCGCCGGGCAACAAACCCAGTTGCACTTCAGGCACCCCTAGCATGGTTTTTTTATCGTCACTGCATACGCGTAAATGACACGCTAGCGCTAATTCTAAGCCACCACCTAAACAAGCACCATTGATAGCAGCAACAACAGGAATTGATAATCCTTCAAGCTCAGAAAAAACCACATGACCTTGTTGTGACAATGCCTTAGCATCAGCTTCACTCTTGCAAGCTGCTAACATGGTGATATCGGCACCGGCAACAAACGAATCAGCCTTACCAGATATAACAACCAAGCCTTTAATGCTGTTATCAGCTTTGATTTCAGTTAATATTTCACTAATTTCAGGACCAAATTGTTCTTTTAAGGTGTTCATGGTTTCGCCAGGAACGTCCATTGTTAAAATGGCAATACCATCGTCACGACGAGCTAAATTAAATGTTTTTTCCATGCTCATTACTCCACCTCCAAAATCATTGCCACACCTAAACCGCCAGCAGCACAAGCAGTTGCTAAACCAGTACCACCACCACGACGCTTAAGTTCATTACACACTTGGGTAATCAAACGCGTACCGGTTGCCGCAAAAGGATGACCATAGGCTAATGAACCGCCTAATACGTTAAACTTACTCATGTCTATTTCGCCTATCGCGCGATTGCGACCCAGCTTCTCTGCTGCAAACTTTTTAGAACCAAACATCTGCATATTGGCCAATGTTTGTGCCGCAAATGCTTCGTGCATTTCAATCAGCGTTAAATCTTCTAATTCCATTCCAGCACGTTTTAATGCTAATGGCGTCGCATACGAAGGCCCCATTAACATGTCTTGCCATACATCGATGGCCGTAAACGCATAACTCTTGATGTAACCAATAGGTTGATACCCTAAGGCTTTAGCACGACCTTCACTCATTAAAATAATGGCCGATGCACCATCGGTTAATGGCGTGCTGTTGGCGGCAGTAACGGTACCGTGCTTACGGTCAAATGCGGGACGCAATTTGGCGTAAGACTCTAATACAGAGTTTTCACGAATATTATTATCACGATCAATAAACTGTTTGTAAGGTGGAATATGAGCTGTCATCACTTCTTGTTGAAGCACGCCAGAATTCCACGTTTCAGTAGCCAATGTATGTGAACGATGCGCTAATGCATCTTGATCTGCACGGCTAATGTTGTAAGTCTTAGCCATTTGTTCTGCGGTTTGCCCCATAGACAAACCCGTTGAATACTCAGCAACCGCTGGCGGTACCGGCATCAGGTCTTTCAAGCCTAAACGACGTGCAATCGCAAATTTTTGCTTAAAAGTACGCGCTTTATTTAAATCGACTAAAGCATGTGCAAGCTTTTTTGATACTCCAATAGGTAGTACTGAAGACGAGTCAGACCCACCAGCTAAGCCGATTTCAATATTGCCGGTCATAATTGATTCAGCTACGTTAACCGCCGACTGAAAACTGGTTGCACAAGCTCGGGTGACAGAGTAAGCATCTGTTGACACATTCATGCCAGTACCTAGTACAATTTCACGAGCAATATTGGGTGCTGCAGGCATTTGCACAACTTGACCATAGACAAGCTGCTCAATTAACTGAGAGTCGATTTCAGAGCGAGACAGCAACTCATTAACCACCATTTTGCCCATATCTAGCGCTGATACGCCATGAAAGGCGGTTGCTTGCTTTGCAAATGGTGTTCTTAAACCGGCAACAATCGCAATGCGCTCACCCCGGGAATTTGTTACTTGTTGTCTATCACTCATGTGTCACCCTCTATTATTGTTAGCTTATCTCGGCTCTGCCGGTAAATTTTTATTTTGCCAGATAATCTGGTCAGACCATCAAAGTGTGACCTGATTCTAACTTTTTATTGAATAGTTTTAAACAGGCGTTTACAACTATCTACTTCATAAAGAGTTAAATTGTGTTAATCCTACTAGCCAAAAACCAATAGAATTCATAACATAGGGTGTAATAATCCCAATGCCAACTAAATAAATTGAGTACAGCTATGCCGTTAAGTCGTTTCCACTCACTACGCACCTATTTAGATAATGTTGTCTTAGGTCAACCCGTATTAACTGAGAACTTGCTGATAGCACTTATCGCAAACGGACATTTATTAGTTGAAGGTCCTCCTGGCTTAGCCAAAACTCGTGCAGTAAAAGCATTATGTGATGGAGTAGAAGGCGAGTTTCATCGTATTCAGTTCACTCCCGATTTATTGCCTGCCGATTTAACTGGCACTGATATTTATCGTCAGCAAACAGGGACATTCGAATTTGAAGCGGGGCCAATTTTCCATAATCTAATCCTAGCAGATGAAATTAATCGTGCCCCAGCTAAAGTTCAGTCAGCGCTATTAGAAGCCATGGCTGAAGGCCAGGTTACCGTTGGTAAAAATAGTTATCCTTTACCACCACTATTCTTAGTGATGGCTACACAGAATCCGCTAGAAAACGAAGGTACTTATCCGCTGCCAGAAGCGCAATTAGATCGTTTTTTAATGCACTTAAATCTCGATTATCCTAGCGCAGAAACCGAAGTCGAAATCTTACGCCAATCGCGTAAAGAGGCCAAAACACATCAGTTGCCTACGATAGACCCCGTCGCACAAGCCGATGTGTTTGCAGCAAGAGATCAGGCATTAGATATTTACTTAGCTGAACCGTTAGAGAAATACATCGTTGAAATTGTGATGGCGACTCGACAACCTGCGCGCTACAGTGCTGATTTAGCTAAATG
The nucleotide sequence above comes from Shewanella sp. Arc9-LZ. Encoded proteins:
- the fadI gene encoding acetyl-CoA C-acyltransferase FadI, with the protein product MSDRQQVTNSRGERIAIVAGLRTPFAKQATAFHGVSALDMGKMVVNELLSRSEIDSQLIEQLVYGQVVQMPAAPNIAREIVLGTGMNVSTDAYSVTRACATSFQSAVNVAESIMTGNIEIGLAGGSDSSSVLPIGVSKKLAHALVDLNKARTFKQKFAIARRLGLKDLMPVPPAVAEYSTGLSMGQTAEQMAKTYNISRADQDALAHRSHTLATETWNSGVLQQEVMTAHIPPYKQFIDRDNNIRENSVLESYAKLRPAFDRKHGTVTAANSTPLTDGASAIILMSEGRAKALGYQPIGYIKSYAFTAIDVWQDMLMGPSYATPLALKRAGMELEDLTLIEMHEAFAAQTLANMQMFGSKKFAAEKLGRNRAIGEIDMSKFNVLGGSLAYGHPFAATGTRLITQVCNELKRRGGGTGLATACAAGGLGVAMILEVE
- a CDS encoding MoxR family ATPase, which codes for MPLSRFHSLRTYLDNVVLGQPVLTENLLIALIANGHLLVEGPPGLAKTRAVKALCDGVEGEFHRIQFTPDLLPADLTGTDIYRQQTGTFEFEAGPIFHNLILADEINRAPAKVQSALLEAMAEGQVTVGKNSYPLPPLFLVMATQNPLENEGTYPLPEAQLDRFLMHLNLDYPSAETEVEILRQSRKEAKTHQLPTIDPVAQADVFAARDQALDIYLAEPLEKYIVEIVMATRQPARYSADLAKWLEYGVSPRATISLERCARARAWLHERDFVSPEDIQAVAPNVLRHRLLLSYQAQAEGVTADQVIDHILSQVAVP